GACCTGGGCGTAGTTGTAGTCGTGCGGGATTTGGGCGTCGGCGGCGGCGCCGGGGGAGAAGGCCCGGTAGCCGGTCTGGCCATCGCTGACGGGTTGGCGGACGGTCCAGCGGACCCACGCCGTCAGGACGAGGTTGCCTGCACGACGATGGGGCCGCATCCACTCGATGTCTCCGGCGAACCGGCTGCCGCCCACGTAGTCGGCGTCACCGTCCAGGATCGGGGCGACCAGGTTGCCGAGCTCCGCGGGGTCGTACTCGCCATCGGCATCGCAGAAGGCGACCGCAGCTGCGTGCTGCTCGACCGCCCAGCCGAGCCCGGTCCGCACCGCCGCGCCGAGGCCCAGGTTGGTGGGGTGGGGGACGACCACGGCGCCGGCGGCGACCGCCTCGGCCACCGTGTCGTCGGTCGACCCGTCGTCGATGACGGCGACGACCACCGGGTGGCCATGCACGGTGGAGGGGGCGCGACGGACGACGTCGGCCACCCGCGGGCCCTCGTTGTGCGCGGGCATGAACAGCACGACCGGGGCATCCGGTTCGGTGGCCCTCGCCGGGACGGGACGCTCGACGGCTCGCCGCGGCAGCCGGAGGTTGCCGAGCAGGCCGGGTGAGGGGACCCAGAGGGCCACGGCCCCGACCGCGATGCTGTAGGCGGTCTTCACGGCGTGCAGGCCGATCGCGATGGCGAGGCCCGTGGCGACGGGAACCCCGGCGGCAGCCAGCCCGGCGGTGGCAGCGGCCTCGTAGGAGCCGATACCGCCCGGCGCGACCGCGACGAGCTGGCCTGCGATGGCGGCGGCCAGCACCACGACGGACTCCGCGGCGGTCAGCTGGACCCCGAAGACGCCCGCGACCTGGTGGACGAGGACGGCCTCCAGCAGCCAGGCAGCGGCGGTCAGGCCGATGACCGACAGGCCCGGCAGCCCCCCTGCGGGGAGAGGACCGGCGGCTGCCGACGTGGGGGAGGTGCGGCGGGCGATGACCAGCCAAGCGGCCACACCGAGGGCCGCGACGATGCCGGCGACGACCCCACCGATGGGCCCCAGCATGCGGGTGACGACGGCCGGGCCGGCCAGCATCCCGAGGACCAGGAGGACCAGGACGTCGCCGCTGCGCAGCAGCACGGTCGACGCCGTCGCCGCCCCGGCCTCGACGCCCGCGCGGCGGACGACGGACACCACACGCAGGGGTTCGCCCATCCGCAGCGGGAGGACGTGGTTGCCGCCCAGCGCCAGGTGGATGCCCGCCAGGGCCTGGCCGAACGACAGGCGGGGGAGGACTCGCTGCCAGGCGACCGCTCGCAGGACGAACGCCAGGCCGAAGGACGCCAGGCCCAGCAGCAGCCGTCCGGGCGATGCCGACAGCGTGTCCCACGCGGTTCGAAGGGCAGCGGTGTCGACGGTCCGGACGCCCCACACGGTGACGCCGACCGCCAGCACCGACCCGACGGCGATCGCACCCGCGCGGACGAGTCGCCGCACGTCGACGGCCTCGTCCGACGCCGTCACGACGTCGGCACGACCGGCGCGGCGCCACGCGGCCACGGCCGACCCGACCAGCAGCACGGCCCAGACGAGCAGGAGGACGTCGTCGGCGACCCCCGCGCGCCGGCCGTCCGGCAGGAGCCCGATCAGCGCCCGCCGGATCGGCGATCCCGACTCGGCGAAGTCCACGATCAGGACCGGTCCGCCGGTCGTGGCCTCCACGGCCAGCCAGACCCATCCGACGATGCCGCTCAGCAGGGCAGCGAGCCCGGCGGTGAACGCCGTTCGGGACCGCAGCAGCGTGTCCGCGGCCCGGGCGAGGACGATCACCAGCAGCGGCAGGACGACCACGACCTGCCGGCCGGGGGACCACCAACCGTGCATGGTCAGGGCGACGAAGGTGGCCGTCAGCCAGCCGCCGGCGGCAGGGGCGAGCAGCGCCCAGCGGTCGGTCACCCGCTGGCGCAGCACCACGGCGACGGCTGCCGGCAGGGCGAACCACGCCGGTGTCCACGCGGCGATGCCGAAGTCGGCGTCGACCAGCAGCCCGACCAGGCGCTTGGCACGTCCGAACGGGTTGGGGGCGTTGCCGACCACCGACAGCTCCCCCCCGGACACGAAGTGATCGCCAGCGGCGTAGACGGTCCAGCCGCCGTACCAGAGCTGGTGGAGCCCGAGATAGGCGATCCCCGCCAGGCCGAGGAGGCCCGCACCCACCCAGACGAGCTGTCGGTGCCCGTCACGCCACCATCGGACTCCCGCGAGCAGCACCACCACGGCCGCGACGGGCGCGTACTTCACCGCAAGCCACGGCAGGGCAACGATGGCGGCGACGAACCCGAGGACATGGCGCAGCCCGACACGCGGGGCGGTCAGCACGGCCACGGCGACCATGACGGCGAGGGCCGCGGGCACCTCCGGATAGACCTGTGTGCCGTAGCTGGCCAGCGGCATCGCCGCGGACAGGCCACCGACGACCAACCCGGCAACCGCCGGTCGCACCTCGAAGCGCCGCACGGCGACCCAGGTGGTCAGCCCGGCCAGCAGGGCGGCGAGGATCGCCAGGGTGGCCTTGGCCGCCGGCCACGCCGCGTCCGGTGGCAGGGCCATGGCGGGGGCCAGCAGCACACCCAGCAGTGGGTCGTGCGGGCTGACTCGTCGGCCGCTCGCGTCCAGCGGGGTGGTCTGCTCGTCGAGCGCGATCTCGTGGAAGGGCCGGAAGGCCTCCTCCTCGATCTCGTCGGCGATGTCGAGGCTGCCGTCCCGGGCCAGGCCCAGCGCGGTGAGCAGGTAGTAGGGCTCGTCGCCCGACGTCCGTGCGCCGTAGGTGGCCCGAGCGCCAACGCCCACGAGGGATCCGACCAGCGCCACGAGGGCGCTGGCCACGACCCAACGGGTCAGGAGGGCGCGGCCGGTGGCCTGCCCGGCACGGACGTCGGTCATCATGAGTCGTCGATCAGGAGACGGTGAGCGTGCCCTGCATGCCCAGCTCGTAGTGGGTCTCGCCGTCAGCGGTCTCGATGATGCAGAAGAGGGTGTACTCGCCCGGCTCGAGGTCGTAGGTGGCGTTGCAGGTCTGGCCGGAGCTGAAGGCCTCGAGCTCGAAGGCGCCGGCGTCCTCGAGCGCAGCCTCGTCAGGGGCGCCGTCGGTGAAGGGCACCTCGCCGCCGCCGGGCAGGAACGCCAGCTCGTGGTTCTCCGCGCCCTGGTTGTCCAACGCGAACGTCACGATGCCTGAGGGTGCCTCGACGGACTCGGGCTCGTAGCCGTAGTCGACGGCGACGATGTCGATGGTCTCGATCGCGTCGGCTTCCATGTCGGGGTTGACGGGGGCACAGGCCAGCTCGCCGGTGCCGGTCGCCGACGCCGAGGACGAGGCCGACGACGAGGAGGAGCCGGACGCCGACGATGACGAACTGCCGTCCTCCTCACCGAGCGTGGTGACCGACGCACCGTCGTCGCTGCCGCACGCCGTCAGGGCGAGGGCCGACACGAGGGCGAGGGCAAGCACACGCCGCGTCGTGCGGGCGGTGCGCCTGGGGCGGGGAGACGCGGTGGTCACGGGCATGGTCGTTCCAGTCACTGCGGATCGGGGGTGATCGGGGTTGGTGTGGCGGATGCGGTCAGGTACGGCCCGGCGCCGACAACGAGGACTCGGCGAGCAGGTCAGCGCCATCCCGGGCGAGCTGGTCGCGCAGCCCGTCGAGGAGGCCGGTACGGGGCTGCCAGCCGAGCAGCCGCTCGGCCCGGTCGAGGTCGGCCCAGGTCCGCCGGGGGTCGCCGGGGACTGCGCCCACCGGCACGACGGGGACCG
The nucleotide sequence above comes from Euzebya pacifica. Encoded proteins:
- a CDS encoding cupredoxin domain-containing protein, translating into MPVTTASPRPRRTARTTRRVLALALVSALALTACGSDDGASVTTLGEEDGSSSSSASGSSSSSASSSASATGTGELACAPVNPDMEADAIETIDIVAVDYGYEPESVEAPSGIVTFALDNQGAENHELAFLPGGGEVPFTDGAPDEAALEDAGAFELEAFSSGQTCNATYDLEPGEYTLFCIIETADGETHYELGMQGTLTVS
- a CDS encoding lysylphosphatidylglycerol synthase domain-containing protein, translated to MTDVRAGQATGRALLTRWVVASALVALVGSLVGVGARATYGARTSGDEPYYLLTALGLARDGSLDIADEIEEEAFRPFHEIALDEQTTPLDASGRRVSPHDPLLGVLLAPAMALPPDAAWPAAKATLAILAALLAGLTTWVAVRRFEVRPAVAGLVVGGLSAAMPLASYGTQVYPEVPAALAVMVAVAVLTAPRVGLRHVLGFVAAIVALPWLAVKYAPVAAVVVLLAGVRWWRDGHRQLVWVGAGLLGLAGIAYLGLHQLWYGGWTVYAAGDHFVSGGELSVVGNAPNPFGRAKRLVGLLVDADFGIAAWTPAWFALPAAVAVVLRQRVTDRWALLAPAAGGWLTATFVALTMHGWWSPGRQVVVVLPLLVIVLARAADTLLRSRTAFTAGLAALLSGIVGWVWLAVEATTGGPVLIVDFAESGSPIRRALIGLLPDGRRAGVADDVLLLVWAVLLVGSAVAAWRRAGRADVVTASDEAVDVRRLVRAGAIAVGSVLAVGVTVWGVRTVDTAALRTAWDTLSASPGRLLLGLASFGLAFVLRAVAWQRVLPRLSFGQALAGIHLALGGNHVLPLRMGEPLRVVSVVRRAGVEAGAATASTVLLRSGDVLVLLVLGMLAGPAVVTRMLGPIGGVVAGIVAALGVAAWLVIARRTSPTSAAAGPLPAGGLPGLSVIGLTAAAWLLEAVLVHQVAGVFGVQLTAAESVVVLAAAIAGQLVAVAPGGIGSYEAAATAGLAAAGVPVATGLAIAIGLHAVKTAYSIAVGAVALWVPSPGLLGNLRLPRRAVERPVPARATEPDAPVVLFMPAHNEGPRVADVVRRAPSTVHGHPVVVAVIDDGSTDDTVAEAVAAGAVVVPHPTNLGLGAAVRTGLGWAVEQHAAAVAFCDADGEYDPAELGNLVAPILDGDADYVGGSRFAGDIEWMRPHRRAGNLVLTAWVRWTVRQPVSDGQTGYRAFSPGAAADAQIPHDYNYAQVLTIDLLGRGYRYAEVPITYRFRESGRSFVRLGRYLRRVVPTVWRQLNSPRLAA